In one Carassius carassius chromosome 48, fCarCar2.1, whole genome shotgun sequence genomic region, the following are encoded:
- the LOC132131521 gene encoding CD276 antigen homolog isoform X4, translating to MIVSWCFICAFVVLINKVSLQDTVEGFIGGSVVLPCSSDEHDHKLQDIHVLWRNKDSEIFYNLISGKDSVAGQNPRYKNRAQTFPEEYERGNFSIKLQNLTRTDEGEFSCFITHTHELSTIQLILKESTEENGNKTTEENEGSRTQSDLINISICVFTVLALTVASITA from the exons TTGGTGCTTCATCTGTGCATTTGTGGTGCTGATTAACAAAG TGTCTCTGCAGGACACAGTCGAGGGGTTTATCGGTGGTTCTGTCGTCCTGCCGTGTTCTTCAGATGAACATGATCATAAACTTCAAGATATTCACGTGCTTTGGAGAAACAAAGACAgtgaaattttttataatttaattagcgGTAAAGATTCAGTAGCAGGACAGAACCCACGGTACAAGAACAGAGCGCAAACTTTCCCTGAGGAGTATGAGAGAGGAAACTTCTCCATCAAACTTCAAAATCTTACTCGCACTGATGAAGGAGAGTTCAGCTgcttcattacacacacacatgaactcaGTACTATACAGCTGATCCTCAAAG aatcaaCAGAAGAAAACGGAAACAAAACAACTGAAGAAAATGAAGGATCACGAACACAGTCAGATTTGATAAATATATCGATctgtgtttttactgtacttgCATTAACTGTCGCATCTATAACAGCCTAG
- the LOC132131521 gene encoding CD276 antigen homolog isoform X5, producing MTFGWCFICAFVVLINKVSLQDTVEGFIGGSVVLPCSSDEHDHKLQDIHVLWRNKDSEIFYNLISGKDSVAGQNPRYKNRAQTFPEEYERGNFSIKLQNLTRTDEGEFSCFITHTHELSTIQLILKEENGNKTTEENEGSRTQSDLINISICVFTVLALTVASITA from the exons ATGACCTTCGG TTGGTGCTTCATCTGTGCATTTGTGGTGCTGATTAACAAAG TGTCTCTGCAGGACACAGTCGAGGGGTTTATCGGTGGTTCTGTCGTCCTGCCGTGTTCTTCAGATGAACATGATCATAAACTTCAAGATATTCACGTGCTTTGGAGAAACAAAGACAgtgaaattttttataatttaattagcgGTAAAGATTCAGTAGCAGGACAGAACCCACGGTACAAGAACAGAGCGCAAACTTTCCCTGAGGAGTATGAGAGAGGAAACTTCTCCATCAAACTTCAAAATCTTACTCGCACTGATGAAGGAGAGTTCAGCTgcttcattacacacacacatgaactcaGTACTATACAGCTGATCCTCAAAG AAGAAAACGGAAACAAAACAACTGAAGAAAATGAAGGATCACGAACACAGTCAGATTTGATAAATATATCGATctgtgtttttactgtacttgCATTAACTGTCGCATCTATAACAGCCTAG
- the LOC132131521 gene encoding CD276 antigen homolog isoform X3 — MTFGWCFICAFVVLINKVSLQDTVEGFIGGSVVLPCSSDEHDHKLQDIHVLWRNKDSEIFYNLISGKDSVAGQNPRYKNRAQTFPEEYERGNFSIKLQNLTRTDEGEFSCFITHTHELSTIQLILKESTEENGNKTTEENEGSRTQSDLINISICVFTVLALTVASITA; from the exons ATGACCTTCGG TTGGTGCTTCATCTGTGCATTTGTGGTGCTGATTAACAAAG TGTCTCTGCAGGACACAGTCGAGGGGTTTATCGGTGGTTCTGTCGTCCTGCCGTGTTCTTCAGATGAACATGATCATAAACTTCAAGATATTCACGTGCTTTGGAGAAACAAAGACAgtgaaattttttataatttaattagcgGTAAAGATTCAGTAGCAGGACAGAACCCACGGTACAAGAACAGAGCGCAAACTTTCCCTGAGGAGTATGAGAGAGGAAACTTCTCCATCAAACTTCAAAATCTTACTCGCACTGATGAAGGAGAGTTCAGCTgcttcattacacacacacatgaactcaGTACTATACAGCTGATCCTCAAAG aatcaaCAGAAGAAAACGGAAACAAAACAACTGAAGAAAATGAAGGATCACGAACACAGTCAGATTTGATAAATATATCGATctgtgtttttactgtacttgCATTAACTGTCGCATCTATAACAGCCTAG